Below is a window of Geomonas oryzisoli DNA.
CCGTCAGGTGCCTGTCCCCCTTCAAGGGAAGCGCCGATAAGTGGTCCGGGCAAAAGGGGACAGGCACCTTACGGAGCCAGTCCCCTCCCCTCACGCTGAGAATACGCCGCTTACCTGGTGCTGGCACCCCAGGAAGAGTTCGGGGCCGCACAGGTTCTGGCGGCTCAAAAGTCCGCGCGCGGCGGCAAGCGCCAGCGCCGGATCGTTGTTCACCTCGGAGAGATGGGAGAGAAAGACCCCCTGCAGGTCGCCATGCAGAAGTTCCTCAAGAAGGTTCGCCCCCTCCGCGTTGGAGAGGTGCCCGTGGCGGGAGCGGATGCGCTGCTTGAGGTGCCAGGGGTACGGCCCGTCCTGGAGCATCTGCTCATCGTGGTTGAATTCCAGCACCAGCGCGCGGCACCCCTTAAGCTTTTCCTGGGTGAGCCGGGTGGCGATGCCGAGGTCGGTGGCAAAGCCTATGCACCCCTCGCCGCTCTCGATCCGAAAGCCGACCGGGTCGCAGGCGTCATGGGTGATCGGAAAGGGATCGATGGAGATCCCCTTGAAGGTGAAAGGTGCGCCGGCTTCGAACTCGATGCACTCCGCCTTGCCGATCACGTGGTGCGCCGCCTGCAGCATCCGGCTCGAACCGAGCACCGGGACCTTCAGGCGCCGGGCCAGCGTTCCCACGCTGCGGATGTGGTCGGTGTGCTCATGGGTGACCAGGATGCCGTCCAGCGTGGCGGCATCGACGCCGATGGAGGCGAGCCGGTTGGTGGTCTCCCGACCGGAGAGGCCGGCATCGATCAGCAAACGGCAGGAATCGGTCTCCAGAAACAGGGAATTCCCCTTGCTGCCACTTGCCAAGAGGCTGAGCCTCATGCATCCCTCCAAAACTAGCGCGAATCAGCCCCGAGACGGGACTCATGAACGGCAGAAAAACCTTATTTTTATACAGGAATTGGTCGGCAGATTCAAGATGAAGTTGCTGAGATTTGATTAACGCAAAAGCCTGCTGTAGTCCGTGCTTCCCTCGTTCAGCCCGGGTGCCACGGGGAGCAGGATATGGAAGGTGGAGCCGGGGAAACGGTCGGGGTTGTAACCGGTGGACTCCACCCAGATCTCGCCGCCGTGCATGTCGACGATCCCCTTGGCGATGGAGAGGCCGAGACCGGCCCCCTTGGCCTTGAAGGCGACCTTGCCGCTGGAATGTTCCTGGATGTTGCCCACCTCGTAGAACTTGTCGAAGACGCGCAGCTGATCCTCGCGGTCGATGCCGATGCCGGTATCGGTGACGGTGATCTCGAGGAACAGGTGGTGCTCCCGCCCTTCCCCGGTCCCCGAGGGGCCACGCAGCAGGTATTTGGCGGAGCTGGAGACCGTGATGCGGCCGCCGTCCGGGGTGAATTTGATGGCGTTGCCGAGGATATTGGAAAGAAGCTGCATGAGGCGCAGCGCGTCGCCGCGGATGGTGGGGAGCGACTCGTCCAGGTTCAGCACCACCTCCTGCTTTCTCATGGAGAAGAAGAAACGAAGCTCGTTGACCGAGGCCTCGATCAGGCGGTTCAGCTGGATGTCCTCGACCTTGAGCTGCAGCCGCTTTTCGTCGATCATGGAGACGTCGACCATGTCCTTGATGATGTTGTCCAGGCGGGCCGCGGCGTTGGCTATGTTGACCACCATCTCGAGGACGGTCTTGTCCACCTTGTCGGCGAGGTCGGTGGTGATCAGCTCGGAGTACCCCATGATCACCGTAAGCGGGGTCTTCAGCTCGTGGGAGGCAAGCCCCAGGAAGGAGTCCTTCATCCGGTTCAGGCGGGCGAGATCGGCGGAGCTCTTCTCCAGGTTGAGGATGATCTCGCGCTCGCGGGTCACGTCGCGGAAGATGGCCTGCACCAGGGTCTCCGATCCGCTCTTGATGCTGGAGGCGTGCAGCATGGCGACCATGGCGCCCCCCTCCTTGCGGGAGAGCTGCATCTCCTCGGCGATGTGCGCCCCTTCGGCCGCCTCACGGAAGATACGGTGCACTTTGGGGATGTTGCTGATGTTCAACAGCAGGAGCATCTTGGTGAGCGGCAGCCCCACCAGTTCTTTCGCCTCGTAACCGAAGAACTCCTCCGCCATCTTGTTCACCATGCGGATGCACTCGTCGGACCCGATCACCACAATGGCGTCGCTTGCGTCCTCCATAAGCGACTTGTAGAGCTCCTCGGAGCGCTCCAGGTCGGTGGAGAGCTTCTCCAGCTTGCGGTAGGAGGCCTGCAGCTCGTCGAAGGTCCGCTCCATGTCCTGGTAATTCTTCTTGATCTCGGCGTCCCTGTTTTTCAGGAACTGGGACATGATATTGACGTTGCGGGCGAGCTCGTTGAATTCGTAGACCTGCACCTCTCCTATGTGGGTGTCGAAGGCCCCCTCGGAGATCTGCTTCACCCCTTTGAGCAGCATGGAGATCGGCTGCATCACGTATCTCTTCATGAAAAGCATGATGAGGGTAAAGGAGGTGACCAGGGAGATCGCCAGCAGGAACAGGGTCTTCAGCACCATCCCCTTCATCTTGTCGAAGACGACCTGGTCGCTGAAGCCCACGTGGGCCTGTGCCAGCGGCTTGCCGTACGGGCTCATCACCATGACCGCGTTGTCGTAGTAGGAGTTGGTCGCTCCCTCGACCGTCATGGTGATGCGGCGCTTGTAGACCGGCTCTTCCCCAAGCCGCGCCTCCTCCTTCTGAGACTCCTGGATGGGCATGGACATAAAGCGGGGATCGCTGGCGAAGAGCACCTTGCCGTTCAACTCGGTCACCACGCAGTAGGCGATGTCCGGGTTCCCCTCGATGATCTCCCGGCACTTCTCGGACACGCCGGTCATGTCCTTCAGTTCCAGACCGAGGTTGATGACCTTTTCGATGTTGGACTTAAGGGCGACGGCGAGGCCCTTGGAACGCAGGCTGAGTGCGTTCACCTGGTCCTTGCGCAACGCCATTATGTCCATACCGGAACCAATGAAGATGGTGAGGAACAGGATCAGGAAGGAGAACAGTAAGATGCGTTTTTCCAGAGTCATTTTCATCTATAGTCTATTTCCAGCAACGGCGTGGAGGAAGAAATGCGCATCATGGGCCACGCCAGCATAATTTATACGTCAACTGAAAGTCAATTATTATGTGGATTTTTTCACTGACAAAAATCCCGTCTCAAGCTCGCGAATCCCCGCTGAAAGCCACGAGAGTCACACCCATTGTCGGTATCGACCGTACCGGAAAAAGCTTGAATAAAATCTTGACGGGCTCCGGTTCGGCTGTTAGTATCCCAATTGTGAAGGAATACTTAATTAACAGGAGGGGGACATGGCTTTAAGAGTAGCTATTAATGGATTCGGCCGTATAGGACGTTGTGTACTCAGAGCTGCTGCACAGGCGCAAGATTTCGAATTTGTAGCAATCAATGACCTCACCGATGCAAAAACGCTGGCGCACCTGTTAAAGTATGACTCTGTTCATGGGAAATTCCCCGGCGAGGTTTCCGTAGACGGCGATCAGCTGATCGTCAACGGCAAGGCCATCAAGGTTCTGGCGGTTAAAAATCCGACCGAACTCCCCTGGAAGGACCTCAAGATCGACATAGTGCTCGAGTCGACCGGCCTGTTCACCGCACGCGACAAGGCGGCGCAGCACCTCACCGCCGGTGCCAAGAAGGTCATCATCTCCGCACCCGCCACCGACCCCGACCTCACCGTCGTGCTCGGCGTCAACGACAAAGAATACGACAAGAACAAGCACCACATCGTCTCCAACGCCTCCTGCACCACCAACTGCCTGGCTCCGGTCGCCAAGGTGCTGCAGGACAGCTTCGGCATCGAGAAAGGCCTGGTCACCACCGTCCATTCCTACACCAACGACCAGAACATCCTGGACCTGCCGCACAAGGACCTGCGCCGCGCGCGTGCCGCCGCCCTCTCCATGATCCCGACCACCACCGGCGCCGCAAAGGCGGTGTCCCTGGTGCTCCCGGCCCTGAAAGGGAAACTCGACGGCATGGCCATCCGCGTCCCGACCCCGAACGTTTCCGTCGTCGACCTGGTGGCCACCCTCACCAAGCAGACCGACGCCCAGCAGGTGAACGCCGCGCTCAAAGCCGCCGCCGAGGGGCCGCTGAAAGGGATCCTGGGTTTCTGCGAAGAGCCGCTGGTTTCCTGCGATTTCAACGGCAACACCCTCTCCTCGATCGTCGACGCATCCTGCACCAAGGTCATCGACGGCAACATGGTGAAGGTGCTCTCCTGGTACGACAACGAGATGGGTTTCTCCACCAGGGTGGTCGGCTTGATGAAAATCATGTTGTAAGAAGAGACGAAACCGAATACATATTGCGGGGGGGGAGCCATCTCCCCCCCCTTTATTTTTTTGCGTCTAGGAGGAGTCATGTCAATTCGTTACATCGATGAGATCGAAAGCCTTGCCGGGAAGAAGCTGTTCATGCGTGTCGACTTCAACGTGCCGTTGGACGACAACCAGAACATCACCGAGGACAC
It encodes the following:
- a CDS encoding ATP-binding protein, translated to MKMTLEKRILLFSFLILFLTIFIGSGMDIMALRKDQVNALSLRSKGLAVALKSNIEKVINLGLELKDMTGVSEKCREIIEGNPDIAYCVVTELNGKVLFASDPRFMSMPIQESQKEEARLGEEPVYKRRITMTVEGATNSYYDNAVMVMSPYGKPLAQAHVGFSDQVVFDKMKGMVLKTLFLLAISLVTSFTLIMLFMKRYVMQPISMLLKGVKQISEGAFDTHIGEVQVYEFNELARNVNIMSQFLKNRDAEIKKNYQDMERTFDELQASYRKLEKLSTDLERSEELYKSLMEDASDAIVVIGSDECIRMVNKMAEEFFGYEAKELVGLPLTKMLLLLNISNIPKVHRIFREAAEGAHIAEEMQLSRKEGGAMVAMLHASSIKSGSETLVQAIFRDVTREREIILNLEKSSADLARLNRMKDSFLGLASHELKTPLTVIMGYSELITTDLADKVDKTVLEMVVNIANAAARLDNIIKDMVDVSMIDEKRLQLKVEDIQLNRLIEASVNELRFFFSMRKQEVVLNLDESLPTIRGDALRLMQLLSNILGNAIKFTPDGGRITVSSSAKYLLRGPSGTGEGREHHLFLEITVTDTGIGIDREDQLRVFDKFYEVGNIQEHSSGKVAFKAKGAGLGLSIAKGIVDMHGGEIWVESTGYNPDRFPGSTFHILLPVAPGLNEGSTDYSRLLR
- the gap gene encoding type I glyceraldehyde-3-phosphate dehydrogenase, with protein sequence MALRVAINGFGRIGRCVLRAAAQAQDFEFVAINDLTDAKTLAHLLKYDSVHGKFPGEVSVDGDQLIVNGKAIKVLAVKNPTELPWKDLKIDIVLESTGLFTARDKAAQHLTAGAKKVIISAPATDPDLTVVLGVNDKEYDKNKHHIVSNASCTTNCLAPVAKVLQDSFGIEKGLVTTVHSYTNDQNILDLPHKDLRRARAAALSMIPTTTGAAKAVSLVLPALKGKLDGMAIRVPTPNVSVVDLVATLTKQTDAQQVNAALKAAAEGPLKGILGFCEEPLVSCDFNGNTLSSIVDASCTKVIDGNMVKVLSWYDNEMGFSTRVVGLMKIML
- a CDS encoding MBL fold metallo-hydrolase, coding for MRLSLLASGSKGNSLFLETDSCRLLIDAGLSGRETTNRLASIGVDAATLDGILVTHEHTDHIRSVGTLARRLKVPVLGSSRMLQAAHHVIGKAECIEFEAGAPFTFKGISIDPFPITHDACDPVGFRIESGEGCIGFATDLGIATRLTQEKLKGCRALVLEFNHDEQMLQDGPYPWHLKQRIRSRHGHLSNAEGANLLEELLHGDLQGVFLSHLSEVNNDPALALAAARGLLSRQNLCGPELFLGCQHQVSGVFSA